The Pseudomonadota bacterium genome segment ACAAGCTCCCACTGGACAATTTCATTATCGCGCTTGAGCTCTAATACTTCACGGTAGAGTTCCACTGCTTTAGAAAAATCGCCTTTACGAATTTCCGCCCGTGCTTCCTTCAACTTTCTCAGCCAGACCGGTGCTGCGCTTCCTTGAAGGACTATTTCTCTCGCAGGAATCACTTCTTCCAGTAACGGCGAAAGCATTTTCCCCAAATAGGCTTCCTGCGGTTTCGTGAGGGATTGGGCATAAACAGGTTGGAGCAGAAACACCAGCAAAGCAAGTATTCCGGCAAAAAGACCGGCAAAGCGGACAAAACGGCTGAGATCGCACTTTCCCACGACGGATAACGGCGCCGGAAACACCGCCACTTCGTTATCGAGCTGCAAGGAATGCGTTTGGCGCATGATGATGCTTAATTGGATCGCTGATTGATGAAATCGTAGATAGCGAATGCAAAGAGACTTCGAAAAGACTGATTTTATCGAGTTATTGCACGTTAACATGTTGATCTTGTGTGGTGAACCTTTTTGCTACATCGACTTTTAACGGAGCCGTCACTGATTGCCAAAACACAGAGGATAGCCGATGAACTCCTGTTCAGGTCCGCCAGGTCTCGAATAAGTCATCAAGGAAACTTCTAATATCCGGGACTTCTTCTTCAAGATATTTCTTCATCTTCTTGAGCAAATTGGCCTCAATCTGCCGGACTCGTTCTCTGGAAACACCGAATTCATCAGCGATTGTCTGTAGGGTTATGACCTCATCGGTTAGCAGTCTTCTTTCGAGGATCGCAAGCTCTTTATCATTCAAGAACACTTTAATTTTCTGGATAAGTTCCTGGACCTTTTCGTTTACTTCTTTTTCTGCAACTTTCTCTTCAATGGTCGGTCCGCCGCTGGGGAAAAAATTCTTCTGTTCCTCGTCCGAGTCTTCCCTTACCGGACTTTCAAGGGAAACATCCCAGCCGTCCATACGCTGGCTCATTTCAATGACTTCGCTCTCTTTGACGTTCAGTCGCTCAGCCAACAATTTCACCTCGGGCTTAAACCCTTGGGATTCAAGGAGTTTTTTCTCCTTGTTAAGGCTGAAAAAAAGCTTTCGCTGGGCCTGGGTGGTGCCGATTTTAACCAATCGCCAGTTATCCATGATGAATTTAAGGATATAGGCCCGTATCCAATATGCGGCGTAATAAGAAAATTTCACCCCCCGGTACGGATCGAATTTTTTTACCGCCTGAACAAGACCGACGTTTCCTTCCTGAATAAGATCAAGAAAGTTCTGCATCCAGTATTTCTGGAAATCCATTGCCACTTTGACAACAAGGCGAAGATTAGCGGTAACCAGTTTATAGGCAGCTTCCTGATCCCCTTCCTCATTAAGACGGATGGCCAGGGCCTCGGTCTCCTCACGGGTGAGAAGCTCGTATTGGCTTATCTCCTTGAGATAACGATGCAATCCGGGATGGGTCATTGCCGGCAGATTACTGTCATCAGGCAATGCCACCAGCGGATAGATGTGCTCTTCCGACCCGAAGTCCTCAGATTCCTCTATTATTTCTGATTCTTTTTCCATAATTCTTTATATTTCTTAATAATCAGGGAAGTGGAAGGACCTCCTTCC includes the following:
- a CDS encoding RNA polymerase factor sigma-32, whose amino-acid sequence is MEKESEIIEESEDFGSEEHIYPLVALPDDSNLPAMTHPGLHRYLKEISQYELLTREETEALAIRLNEEGDQEAAYKLVTANLRLVVKVAMDFQKYWMQNFLDLIQEGNVGLVQAVKKFDPYRGVKFSYYAAYWIRAYILKFIMDNWRLVKIGTTQAQRKLFFSLNKEKKLLESQGFKPEVKLLAERLNVKESEVIEMSQRMDGWDVSLESPVREDSDEEQKNFFPSGGPTIEEKVAEKEVNEKVQELIQKIKVFLNDKELAILERRLLTDEVITLQTIADEFGVSRERVRQIEANLLKKMKKYLEEEVPDIRSFLDDLFETWRT